A genomic stretch from Vulpes lagopus strain Blue_001 chromosome 11, ASM1834538v1, whole genome shotgun sequence includes:
- the BATF2 gene encoding basic leucine zipper transcriptional factor ATF-like 2 isoform X2 encodes MHLCRDNELLPRTDPEEHQRLKKKQNNRAAAQRSRQKHTDKADALHQHETLEKHNHVLRKEIQALQTELLWWSRTLHAHECRCRMDCATWLAPVTPGRWAQTQQPPDPVPHGQHGCQEQLGLFQTPVSSPLAHRLSPDPQPHSSPSLPLSPLPSLSLGSTELTAPPAQLSPSPIQSASSTGSSLLRPSCNLDTLLPSPSAQPAPLQPPVMEHPTRGKLGPDSLSAALGLACLEGGEHKPALLAADQQGLGVDPSPHLLLTFPLLSSAQVYF; translated from the exons ATGCACCTCTGCAGGGACAATGAGCTTCTGCCCAGGACG GACCCTGAGGAGCATCAGAGGctgaagaagaaacagaataacCGCGCAGCCGCCCAACGCAGCCGGCAGAAGCACACAGACAAGGCAGATGCCCTGCACCAG CACGAGACACTGGAGAAACACAACCATGTGCTGCGGAAGGagatccaggccctgcagacggagctGCTGTGGTGGAGCCGGACCCTGCATGCCCATGAGTGCCGGTGCCGGATGGACTgtgccacctggctggctccagtGACCCCTGGCCGCTGGGCCCAGACCCAACAGCCCCCGGACCCTGTGCCCCATGGACAACATGGCTGCCAGGAGCAGCTGGGCCTGTTTCAGACCCCAGTCTCTTCTCCCTTGGCTCACCGGCTCTCTCCAGATCCACAGCCTCATAGTTCACCTAGCCTCCCCCTGTCCCCTTTGCCCTCTCTGTCACTTGGCTCCACTGAGCTCACCGCACCTCCTGCCCAACTGTCCCCTAGCCCCATCCAGTCAGCCTCATCCACTGGCTCCAGCCTGCTGAGGCCTTCCTGCAATCTCGATACTCTACTGCCCAGCCCCTCAGCCCAACCCGCCCCTCTACAGCCCCCTGTGATGGAGCACCCCACCAGAGGGAAGCTGGGCCCTGACAGCCTCTCAGCTGCTCTGGGGCTGGCCTGCCTGGAGGGTGGGGAGCACAAACCAGCGTTATTGGCAGCAGACCAACAAGGGCTGGGTGTGGATCCCAGCCCCCACCTACTCTTGaccttccccctgctctcctcTGCTCAAGTCTACTTCTAA
- the BATF2 gene encoding basic leucine zipper transcriptional factor ATF-like 2 isoform X1, with amino-acid sequence MHLCRDNELLPRTDPEEHQRLKKKQNNRAAAQRSRQKHTDKADALHQQHETLEKHNHVLRKEIQALQTELLWWSRTLHAHECRCRMDCATWLAPVTPGRWAQTQQPPDPVPHGQHGCQEQLGLFQTPVSSPLAHRLSPDPQPHSSPSLPLSPLPSLSLGSTELTAPPAQLSPSPIQSASSTGSSLLRPSCNLDTLLPSPSAQPAPLQPPVMEHPTRGKLGPDSLSAALGLACLEGGEHKPALLAADQQGLGVDPSPHLLLTFPLLSSAQVYF; translated from the exons ATGCACCTCTGCAGGGACAATGAGCTTCTGCCCAGGACG GACCCTGAGGAGCATCAGAGGctgaagaagaaacagaataacCGCGCAGCCGCCCAACGCAGCCGGCAGAAGCACACAGACAAGGCAGATGCCCTGCACCAG CAGCACGAGACACTGGAGAAACACAACCATGTGCTGCGGAAGGagatccaggccctgcagacggagctGCTGTGGTGGAGCCGGACCCTGCATGCCCATGAGTGCCGGTGCCGGATGGACTgtgccacctggctggctccagtGACCCCTGGCCGCTGGGCCCAGACCCAACAGCCCCCGGACCCTGTGCCCCATGGACAACATGGCTGCCAGGAGCAGCTGGGCCTGTTTCAGACCCCAGTCTCTTCTCCCTTGGCTCACCGGCTCTCTCCAGATCCACAGCCTCATAGTTCACCTAGCCTCCCCCTGTCCCCTTTGCCCTCTCTGTCACTTGGCTCCACTGAGCTCACCGCACCTCCTGCCCAACTGTCCCCTAGCCCCATCCAGTCAGCCTCATCCACTGGCTCCAGCCTGCTGAGGCCTTCCTGCAATCTCGATACTCTACTGCCCAGCCCCTCAGCCCAACCCGCCCCTCTACAGCCCCCTGTGATGGAGCACCCCACCAGAGGGAAGCTGGGCCCTGACAGCCTCTCAGCTGCTCTGGGGCTGGCCTGCCTGGAGGGTGGGGAGCACAAACCAGCGTTATTGGCAGCAGACCAACAAGGGCTGGGTGTGGATCCCAGCCCCCACCTACTCTTGaccttccccctgctctcctcTGCTCAAGTCTACTTCTAA
- the BATF2 gene encoding basic leucine zipper transcriptional factor ATF-like 2 isoform X3 yields MLGSGCWLTSPSPPICFCPQQHETLEKHNHVLRKEIQALQTELLWWSRTLHAHECRCRMDCATWLAPVTPGRWAQTQQPPDPVPHGQHGCQEQLGLFQTPVSSPLAHRLSPDPQPHSSPSLPLSPLPSLSLGSTELTAPPAQLSPSPIQSASSTGSSLLRPSCNLDTLLPSPSAQPAPLQPPVMEHPTRGKLGPDSLSAALGLACLEGGEHKPALLAADQQGLGVDPSPHLLLTFPLLSSAQVYF; encoded by the coding sequence ATGCTGGGCTCTGGATGCTGGCTGacatccccttccccacccatctGCTTCTGCCCCCAGCAGCACGAGACACTGGAGAAACACAACCATGTGCTGCGGAAGGagatccaggccctgcagacggagctGCTGTGGTGGAGCCGGACCCTGCATGCCCATGAGTGCCGGTGCCGGATGGACTgtgccacctggctggctccagtGACCCCTGGCCGCTGGGCCCAGACCCAACAGCCCCCGGACCCTGTGCCCCATGGACAACATGGCTGCCAGGAGCAGCTGGGCCTGTTTCAGACCCCAGTCTCTTCTCCCTTGGCTCACCGGCTCTCTCCAGATCCACAGCCTCATAGTTCACCTAGCCTCCCCCTGTCCCCTTTGCCCTCTCTGTCACTTGGCTCCACTGAGCTCACCGCACCTCCTGCCCAACTGTCCCCTAGCCCCATCCAGTCAGCCTCATCCACTGGCTCCAGCCTGCTGAGGCCTTCCTGCAATCTCGATACTCTACTGCCCAGCCCCTCAGCCCAACCCGCCCCTCTACAGCCCCCTGTGATGGAGCACCCCACCAGAGGGAAGCTGGGCCCTGACAGCCTCTCAGCTGCTCTGGGGCTGGCCTGCCTGGAGGGTGGGGAGCACAAACCAGCGTTATTGGCAGCAGACCAACAAGGGCTGGGTGTGGATCCCAGCCCCCACCTACTCTTGaccttccccctgctctcctcTGCTCAAGTCTACTTCTAA